One region of Bombyx mori chromosome 27, ASM3026992v2 genomic DNA includes:
- the LOC733012 gene encoding heterotrimeric guanine nucleotide-binding protein beta subunit (The RefSeq protein has 1 substitution compared to this genomic sequence), which translates to MNELDSLRQEAETLKNAIRDARKAACDTSLAQATSNLEPIGRIQMRTRRTLRGHLAKIYAMHWGSDSRNLVSASQDGKLIVWDSHTTNKVHAIPLRSSWVMTCAYAPSGSYVACGGLDNICSIYSLKTREGNVRVSRELPGHSGYLSCCRFLDDNQILTSSGDMTCALWDIETGQQCGQFTGHTGDVMSLSLAPDQRTFVSGACDASAKLWDVRDCTCKQTFPGHESDINAVTFFPSGFAFATGSDDATCRMFDIRADQELAMYSHDNIICGITSVAFSKSGRLLLAGYDDFNCNVWDSMKSERAGILAGHDNRVSRLGVTENGMAVATGSWDSFLRIWN; encoded by the exons ATGAACGAGCTGGACAGCCTACGCCAGGAGGCGGAAACCCTTAAAAACGCTATTAGA GATGCGAGGAAAGCGGCATGCGACACGTCGCTGGCCCAGGCCACCTCGAACCTGGAGCCGATCGGTCGCATACAGATGCGCACCCGACGAACCTTGCGCGGTCATCTCGCGAAGATCTACGCCATGCACTGGGGCAGTGATTCCAG GAACTTGGTGTCGGCCAGTCAGGACGGTAAGCTGATCGTGTGGGACAGCCACACGACCAACAAGGTGCACGCGATCCCGCTGCGCTCATCCTGGGTGATGACCTGCGCCTACGCGCCCTCGGGCTCCTACGTCGCTTGCGGTGGACTGGACAACATCTGCTCGATTTATAG CCTGAAGACGCGCGAGGGCAACGTGCGCGTGTCCCGCGAGCTGCCCGGCCACTCGGGCTACCTGTCCTGCTGCCGCTTCCTCGACGACAACCAGATCCTGACCAGCTCCGGCGACATGACCTG CGCGCTGTGGGACATCGAGACCGGGCAGCAGTGCGGGCAGTTCACGGGCCACACCGGTGACGTCATGTCGCTGTCGCTGGCGCCGGACCAGCGCACGTTCGTGTCCGGGGCGTGCGACGCGTCCGCCAAGCTGTGGGACGTGCGGGACTGCACGTGCAAGCAGACCTTCCCGGGGCACGAGAGCGACATCAACGCGGTCACG TTCTTCCCGTCCGGGTTCGCGTTCGCGACGGGCTCCGATGACGCCACGTGCCGCATGTTCGACATCCGCGCCGACCAGGAGCTCGCCATGTACTCGCACGACAACATCATCTGCGGCATCACGTCCGTCGCCTTCTCCAAGTCGGGCCGCCTGCTGCTCGccggctacgacgacttcaactgcAACGTGTGGGACTCCATGAAGAGCGAGCGTGCCG GCATCCTGGCCGGCCACGACAACCGCGTGTCGTGTCTCGGCGTCACCGAGAACGGCATGGCGGTCGCCACCGGCTCCTGGGACTCCTTCCTGCGCATCTGGAACTAA
- the LOC733012 gene encoding heterotrimeric guanine nucleotide-binding protein beta subunit isoform X1 encodes MNELDSLRQEAETLKNAIRDARKAACDTSLAQATSNLEPIGRIQMRTRRTLRGHLAKIYAMHWGSDSRNLVSASQDGKLIVWDSHTTNKVHAIPLRSSWVMTCAYAPSGSYVACGGLDNICSIYSLKTREGNVRVSRELPGHSGYLSCCRFLDDNQILTSSGDMTCALWDIETGQQCGQFTGHTGDVMSLSLAPDQRTFVSGACDASAKLWDVRDCTCKQTFPGHESDINAVTFFPSGFAFATGSDDATCRMFDIRADQELAMYSHDNIICGITSVAFSKSGRLLLAGYDDFNCNVWDSMKSERAGILAGHDNRVSCLGVTENGMAVATGSWDSFLRIWN; translated from the exons ATGAACGAGCTGGACAGCCTACGCCAGGAGGCGGAAACCCTTAAAAACGCTATTAGA GATGCGAGGAAAGCGGCATGCGACACGTCGCTGGCCCAGGCCACCTCGAACCTGGAGCCGATCGGTCGCATACAGATGCGCACCCGACGAACCTTGCGCGGTCATCTCGCGAAGATCTACGCCATGCACTGGGGCAGTGATTCCAG GAACTTGGTGTCGGCCAGTCAGGACGGTAAGCTGATCGTGTGGGACAGCCACACGACCAACAAGGTGCACGCGATCCCGCTGCGCTCATCCTGGGTGATGACCTGCGCCTACGCGCCCTCGGGCTCCTACGTCGCTTGCGGTGGACTGGACAACATCTGCTCGATTTATAG CCTGAAGACGCGCGAGGGCAACGTGCGCGTGTCCCGCGAGCTGCCCGGCCACTCGGGCTACCTGTCCTGCTGCCGCTTCCTCGACGACAACCAGATCCTGACCAGCTCCGGCGACATGACCTG CGCGCTGTGGGACATCGAGACCGGGCAGCAGTGCGGGCAGTTCACGGGCCACACCGGTGACGTCATGTCGCTGTCGCTGGCGCCGGACCAGCGCACGTTCGTGTCCGGGGCGTGCGACGCGTCCGCCAAGCTGTGGGACGTGCGGGACTGCACGTGCAAGCAGACCTTCCCGGGGCACGAGAGCGACATCAACGCGGTCACG TTCTTCCCGTCCGGGTTCGCGTTCGCGACGGGCTCCGATGACGCCACGTGCCGCATGTTCGACATCCGCGCCGACCAGGAGCTCGCCATGTACTCGCACGACAACATCATCTGCGGCATCACGTCCGTCGCCTTCTCCAAGTCGGGCCGCCTGCTGCTCGccggctacgacgacttcaactgcAACGTGTGGGACTCCATGAAGAGCGAGCGTGCCG GCATCCTGGCCGGCCACGACAACCGCGTGTCGTGTCTCGGCGTCACCGAGAACGGCATGGCGGTCGCCACCGGCTCCTGGGACTCCTTCCTGCGCATCTGGAACTAA